From Pseudobdellovibrio exovorus JSS, a single genomic window includes:
- a CDS encoding amidohydrolase family protein, with the protein MKNFVALIILLSVGFAEAKPQTAKVKNSKRKPAQEQAVAPDTLVLIGQIAGRYFADADSHSYVLGYIEMKDRVIQKMAKIQESEIENYIQQNPSKQILKLKRAGSVQYDVIYPGLINLHNHTKQNNLPVWEDAQGQFANRFEWREWPNYKHAVSGNMNPWVTYARAIECATYRWSELSALVLGTTYLQGPSSCVENFGVQRVEDASAYVSAKAAVQAPTDLVIPQDMEFVWAELGPVIRSGKTYEYALAEAIKKYCPTIPVTEQNINSSEMLKTLKDQKQLAELCVKEGLPNRFIRYVYWVHPTIAGRKNYFNSTSKKPAALIAHLAEGRRDDEYNKKEYEILKLLGLDLPFVNLVHGVGIPSETYPELASKNIGLIWSPFSNLILYSQTLDIAAAYKAGVNLALGSDWVPTGTKSVLEEVKIARNYILKDVDKENLVSTFTGGTGKVEKIDEELYKMMTENPAKMINHYEIKTGPVTKTNPSGYAEAAVGRLAEGAMGSVIVVSHQNANPYTNLVVHATEKDINLVVIDGKPSYGNRSYLDALGYQGRYEPLPVDSADHSTVALKHEIAQPAEPDPENRLQFLAALIRSFSGTEFKPQDKCGFSEEKVLVTSNSVEANADMRSFREATGMDLDKAHDLTRVLAINIMTQSRNKLDPKEGKPEYALKYFPALYSCNDSNHMRRITNFIKLEGSDDFEANRKYRSQVIERDKLGRIPQQLADKYK; encoded by the coding sequence ATGAAAAATTTTGTAGCGTTGATAATTCTTTTAAGCGTTGGATTTGCAGAGGCTAAGCCACAAACAGCAAAAGTAAAAAATAGCAAAAGAAAGCCAGCTCAAGAGCAAGCTGTTGCTCCAGATACATTGGTTCTGATTGGTCAGATAGCCGGACGATACTTTGCGGATGCGGACAGTCATAGTTATGTTTTAGGCTACATTGAAATGAAGGATCGTGTGATCCAAAAGATGGCCAAGATACAAGAGTCTGAAATTGAAAATTATATTCAGCAAAACCCTTCTAAGCAGATTTTAAAATTAAAACGTGCTGGCAGCGTACAGTACGATGTGATTTATCCGGGACTTATTAATCTACACAATCATACAAAACAGAATAATCTTCCGGTGTGGGAAGATGCTCAAGGACAGTTTGCTAATCGATTTGAGTGGCGTGAATGGCCTAATTACAAACATGCGGTCAGTGGAAACATGAACCCATGGGTGACCTACGCCAGAGCCATTGAATGCGCCACTTACAGATGGTCAGAGTTGAGCGCTCTGGTATTAGGGACAACGTACTTACAGGGACCAAGTTCTTGTGTTGAAAATTTCGGTGTTCAACGAGTCGAAGATGCATCGGCCTATGTTTCCGCTAAGGCTGCAGTGCAGGCGCCTACGGATTTAGTTATTCCACAGGACATGGAATTCGTATGGGCCGAATTAGGTCCTGTCATTCGCAGTGGTAAGACTTATGAATATGCTTTAGCTGAAGCTATAAAAAAATACTGTCCGACCATTCCAGTGACCGAACAAAATATCAATAGCAGTGAAATGTTGAAAACCTTAAAGGATCAAAAACAATTGGCAGAACTCTGTGTAAAAGAGGGGCTGCCAAATCGCTTTATTCGCTATGTTTATTGGGTTCATCCTACCATTGCAGGTCGGAAAAATTATTTCAACAGCACGTCTAAAAAACCAGCGGCTCTTATTGCTCACTTAGCCGAAGGGCGCCGTGACGATGAATACAATAAAAAAGAGTATGAAATTCTGAAGCTACTAGGTTTAGATTTACCTTTTGTGAATTTGGTCCACGGCGTGGGGATTCCTTCTGAAACTTATCCAGAATTGGCTTCTAAAAATATCGGTCTGATATGGTCGCCATTTTCAAATTTAATTTTATACAGTCAGACATTAGACATCGCTGCAGCTTACAAAGCTGGAGTTAATTTAGCATTGGGATCAGATTGGGTGCCAACGGGAACCAAGAGTGTTTTAGAAGAAGTGAAAATTGCACGTAACTACATCTTAAAAGATGTGGATAAAGAAAACTTAGTCAGCACGTTTACAGGTGGGACTGGTAAAGTTGAAAAGATTGATGAAGAACTCTATAAAATGATGACCGAGAATCCGGCCAAGATGATCAATCACTATGAAATCAAGACAGGCCCTGTAACGAAAACGAATCCATCGGGATATGCAGAAGCGGCTGTCGGTCGGTTGGCAGAAGGAGCGATGGGAAGTGTGATCGTTGTGAGTCACCAGAATGCCAATCCCTACACGAATCTTGTTGTGCATGCGACAGAGAAAGACATCAACCTTGTTGTGATTGATGGTAAACCTTCCTACGGAAATAGATCTTATTTGGATGCTTTAGGTTATCAAGGTCGTTACGAGCCACTTCCTGTGGACTCTGCAGATCACTCAACTGTAGCCTTGAAACATGAAATTGCGCAGCCAGCAGAACCAGATCCAGAGAATCGCTTACAGTTTTTAGCGGCATTGATTAGAAGCTTTAGTGGGACTGAGTTTAAACCGCAGGATAAGTGTGGTTTCTCAGAAGAAAAAGTCCTTGTGACATCGAATTCAGTTGAAGCCAATGCCGACATGAGATCATTTCGCGAGGCTACAGGCATGGACTTGGATAAAGCACATGATTTAACTCGTGTCTTAGCGATCAACATTATGACTCAAAGTCGTAATAAGTTAGATCCCAAAGAAGGTAAACCTGAATATGCTTTAAAATACTTCCCAGCATTGTATTCGTGTAACGATTCCAATCACATGAGACGTATCACGAATTTTATCAAGCTAGAGGGCTCTGATGATTTCGAGGCGAATCGTAAGTACAGATCGCAAGTGATTGAGCGTGATAAGTTGGGACGTATCCCTCAACAACTCGCGGATAAATATAAGTGA
- a CDS encoding A/G-specific adenine glycosylase — translation MQNELLHWYRENQRPLPWRKNRDAYRIWISEVMLQQTTVAAVIPYYEKFMKRFPNVDKLASAPEADVLEMWAGLGYYSRARNIHKAAKWIAEHGFPRTAAELLELPGFGPYTSRAVASLAYNEKVGVLDGNVIRILSRVYGLKTQWWLPKERQKLQDLADALAQSEYNSEINQGMMELGATVCTPKKPLCLLCPWKKGCVALKKNMVDQLPLSKPKAEGEIWLWTLQVCTRKDLVYLEENTATPFLPGLMFPPGQAKKVPQKPTKFDVKHSVTKYSIYLQLEEVKAPNSSKKGSKQNWVQISQIKKINPSSLMTKILKKLQN, via the coding sequence ATGCAAAATGAACTTTTACACTGGTACCGCGAAAATCAACGCCCCCTGCCTTGGCGTAAAAATCGCGATGCTTATCGCATTTGGATATCGGAAGTCATGCTGCAACAGACCACTGTGGCCGCTGTTATTCCCTATTACGAAAAGTTTATGAAGCGCTTTCCCAATGTGGACAAGTTAGCCTCTGCCCCTGAAGCAGACGTCTTAGAAATGTGGGCTGGCCTTGGCTATTACTCACGCGCACGCAATATTCACAAGGCCGCGAAGTGGATCGCTGAGCACGGATTCCCTCGCACCGCCGCAGAGTTGCTAGAGCTGCCCGGATTTGGTCCTTACACCTCACGTGCGGTCGCCAGCTTAGCCTATAATGAAAAAGTGGGTGTTCTTGATGGCAACGTCATCCGTATTTTATCCCGTGTCTATGGATTAAAAACTCAGTGGTGGCTGCCAAAAGAGCGTCAAAAACTTCAAGATCTTGCGGATGCTTTAGCTCAGAGCGAATACAACTCTGAAATCAATCAGGGAATGATGGAGCTTGGCGCCACCGTCTGCACTCCAAAAAAACCTTTATGTCTTCTTTGCCCATGGAAAAAAGGCTGTGTAGCTCTGAAAAAAAATATGGTTGATCAATTGCCTTTATCTAAACCCAAAGCTGAAGGGGAAATTTGGCTGTGGACGCTACAAGTTTGCACTCGTAAAGATTTGGTATACTTAGAAGAGAATACCGCAACCCCATTTCTTCCTGGGCTAATGTTCCCCCCCGGACAGGCAAAAAAAGTCCCGCAAAAACCGACCAAGTTTGACGTGAAGCACTCTGTGACTAAATACAGTATTTACCTTCAATTAGAAGAGGTAAAAGCTCCTAATAGCTCTAAAAAAGGCTCAAAACAAAATTGGGTCCAGATCAGCCAGATAAAAAAAATCAATCCTTCAAGTCTCATGACGAAAATTTTGAAAAAACTGCAAAACTGA
- the speB gene encoding agmatinase — translation MANNFKPISGREFPRFSAIKTFFRLPIADIQHDFDVALFGVPYDGGVSYRPGARFAPTLVREVSSLGRGFHMTRAVSVFDQIRCADVGDCPIVPIDQVQTYEKIESFVSQIAQGGKRFISVGGDHSTTLPVLRALKKKYQQPLNFIHFDAHLDTYPAAWGCEYHHGAFARHAVEEGLVNPKTMLQIGIRGPLASGDDLDFVQKHGIIVKTVDDVREGSLTDFIKTLPKFTGPTYLSFDIDCLDPAYAPGTGTPVPGGLTTYETQRILRALQIDQLVGADIVEVCPPFDSSQITGLAAVDTMFELMCLMAGGRKA, via the coding sequence ATGGCTAATAATTTTAAACCCATCAGCGGACGCGAGTTTCCGCGTTTTTCAGCAATTAAAACTTTCTTTCGATTACCGATAGCTGATATTCAACATGACTTTGATGTGGCGCTTTTTGGCGTTCCCTATGACGGAGGAGTTTCTTATCGCCCTGGGGCACGTTTTGCTCCCACACTGGTGCGCGAGGTTTCAAGCCTTGGTCGCGGTTTTCATATGACTCGTGCTGTTTCTGTTTTCGATCAGATCCGATGTGCTGATGTCGGCGACTGTCCTATCGTTCCTATTGATCAGGTTCAAACCTATGAAAAAATTGAATCCTTTGTTTCACAGATCGCACAAGGCGGTAAGCGTTTTATTTCAGTGGGAGGAGATCATTCCACCACTTTGCCGGTCCTCAGAGCTTTGAAAAAGAAATATCAACAACCGCTTAATTTTATTCATTTCGACGCCCATCTGGATACCTATCCAGCAGCATGGGGCTGTGAATATCATCATGGGGCCTTCGCCCGTCATGCGGTGGAAGAGGGACTCGTTAATCCAAAAACGATGTTACAGATTGGCATTCGTGGTCCACTGGCTAGTGGCGATGATTTGGATTTTGTGCAGAAGCACGGAATCATCGTAAAAACTGTAGACGATGTTCGCGAAGGGTCTTTGACGGATTTTATAAAAACACTGCCAAAGTTTACGGGGCCGACGTATTTGAGTTTTGATATTGATTGTCTTGATCCTGCTTACGCGCCAGGAACGGGAACACCGGTTCCTGGTGGCCTGACAACGTATGAAACACAGCGAATTCTGCGCGCTTTGCAAATTGATCAATTAGTGGGTGCGGACATTGTTGAAGTGTGTCCTCCGTTTGATTCGTCACAAATTACAGGCTTAGCCGCAGTGGATACGATGTTTGAATTGATGTGTTTGATGGCCGGAGGCCGTAAAGCATGA
- the msrA gene encoding peptide-methionine (S)-S-oxide reductase MsrA, which translates to MSVQKAVLAGGCFWGVEELLRSYKGVLNTEVGYCGGDEDEANYNMVKTGTTEHAEAILIEFDDSQLSFADLLRAFFKLHDPTTPNQQGNDIGRQYRSVIFYQNEEQRQMAEQVKAEVNQSGKWRRPVATEIVPAEPFYPAEEYHQDYLQKHPDGYTCHYWRD; encoded by the coding sequence ATGAGCGTACAAAAAGCGGTTTTAGCTGGAGGATGTTTTTGGGGAGTCGAAGAACTTCTACGAAGCTATAAAGGCGTCCTCAACACAGAGGTTGGCTACTGTGGTGGTGATGAAGATGAAGCCAATTATAACATGGTAAAGACGGGCACGACAGAGCACGCCGAAGCTATCTTGATTGAGTTTGATGACAGTCAGTTGTCATTTGCAGATCTATTGCGCGCCTTTTTTAAGTTACACGATCCGACTACGCCCAATCAGCAGGGAAATGATATTGGCCGTCAGTATCGCTCTGTGATTTTTTATCAAAATGAAGAGCAACGGCAAATGGCCGAGCAGGTGAAAGCCGAAGTCAATCAATCGGGTAAATGGCGTCGCCCTGTGGCCACTGAAATCGTTCCAGCAGAACCATTTTATCCTGCAGAAGAATACCATCAGGACTATCTACAAAAACATCCCGATGGTTATACTTGTCATTACTGGCGTGATTGA
- a CDS encoding LysR family transcriptional regulator — MQQIYYELSVLAKAVNFKNLSGAALHVGLSQPQLSRIIARIEDELKIVLLDRSAKRKSGWTPVAFRLAHMFEKSIKRLETELQSLSQNQMVREIHIGTLEGLSSFAMKTCKHCFDHIGVTKIFIEIYDLNELEAHFLSGNLDLIFTSKSPGKQKFKYFHELGFQILEKIQSNKNYALLSNFEYGRSNKKDLDDFKHVLVTNSLTIRKEWFDDYGGTGFMPTEAKRGKAKEHEPVYMIGSEILSPNLWQQVTTAVDKA; from the coding sequence ATGCAGCAAATTTATTATGAACTCAGCGTACTTGCCAAAGCGGTTAACTTCAAAAACCTTTCTGGTGCCGCTTTACATGTGGGATTAAGTCAGCCTCAGCTTTCACGTATCATCGCACGTATCGAAGACGAACTGAAGATTGTTCTATTAGATCGCTCGGCTAAAAGAAAATCAGGATGGACACCTGTAGCCTTTCGTTTAGCGCATATGTTTGAAAAATCTATTAAAAGACTCGAAACAGAGCTTCAAAGCCTTAGTCAAAACCAAATGGTTCGTGAAATTCATATTGGAACTTTAGAAGGACTTTCTAGCTTTGCCATGAAGACCTGTAAACACTGTTTCGACCACATCGGTGTGACTAAAATTTTCATTGAAATTTACGACTTAAATGAATTAGAAGCTCATTTTCTGTCTGGAAATCTGGATTTAATTTTTACATCAAAAAGCCCTGGGAAACAAAAGTTCAAATACTTCCATGAGCTGGGCTTCCAGATCTTAGAGAAAATCCAATCTAACAAGAACTACGCCCTACTTTCTAATTTCGAATATGGCCGCTCCAACAAAAAAGATCTTGATGATTTCAAACACGTGTTAGTGACTAATTCGTTAACTATTCGTAAAGAGTGGTTCGACGACTATGGCGGAACAGGCTTTATGCCCACAGAAGCAAAGCGTGGTAAAGCAAAAGAACACGAACCGGTCTATATGATTGGCTCAGAGATTTTAAGTCCAAACCTTTGGCAGCAAGTCACTACGGCTGTTGATAAAGCCTAG
- a CDS encoding ABC1 kinase family protein: protein MPSSLGSSSNENEHLSTATRLRLSFEELGPTFVKFGQLLASRPDLVPPDFIEEMSLLQDQVLPLDFKVVEQVLVEELGADWRKNFLSVDEKPLGSASIAQVHRAVLVSGQQVVIKVQRPGIVQTINDDLNVLYFIAELLEKYIPEIRPFNPVGMVDEYFKTLELETNFVVEANNIRKFKENFKSEPQVIIPDIYFALVTERVLVMQELLGKRLSQEDSLNQVNTQAEEVIKTGLRAYLKMVFMDGFFHGDLHPGNFFVFENNRIGLIDFGVVGRLNSKTQSSIVNMLVALAKEDYLRLAYEYVDIAPFSEQVNVDIFAKELQSLISPYYGLTMKHMNVGKILMSSSSVAARHGLSLPTELMMFFKSIVSIEGLGQKIAADFDFLQYTLSMIGEVAQHQFQPSKMIDELSLLLRESRGFLNVLPRQLHMMLRRVNSPNYKTRIEIESLDDLRRSILASFNLLFLGVIIAALILASSLIYPHPTPWRIAGMPAFSLIGYLMAAGLGVVAFINYIRKP from the coding sequence TTGCCTAGCTCGTTAGGTTCCAGTTCTAACGAAAATGAACATCTTTCAACGGCTACACGATTGCGCCTGAGCTTTGAAGAGCTTGGGCCCACCTTCGTAAAGTTCGGACAACTTCTAGCTTCTAGACCGGATTTAGTTCCTCCTGACTTCATCGAAGAGATGTCTCTGCTACAAGACCAAGTTTTACCCCTAGACTTTAAAGTGGTCGAACAGGTCTTAGTAGAAGAGTTAGGTGCCGACTGGCGTAAAAACTTTCTATCTGTTGATGAGAAACCTTTAGGCTCTGCCAGTATCGCACAGGTACATCGTGCCGTCTTAGTGAGCGGTCAACAGGTGGTTATCAAAGTTCAAAGACCTGGAATTGTTCAAACGATTAATGATGATCTGAATGTATTATATTTCATTGCTGAATTACTAGAAAAGTATATCCCAGAGATTCGCCCATTCAATCCTGTGGGAATGGTGGACGAATACTTCAAAACTTTAGAACTCGAAACTAACTTTGTTGTCGAAGCCAATAATATTCGTAAGTTCAAAGAGAATTTCAAATCAGAACCGCAAGTGATCATTCCAGATATTTACTTCGCTTTAGTCACTGAGCGTGTTTTGGTGATGCAAGAGCTTCTGGGAAAAAGACTTTCACAGGAAGACTCATTAAATCAGGTCAATACACAGGCTGAAGAGGTCATTAAAACAGGCCTGCGCGCTTATCTGAAAATGGTCTTTATGGATGGTTTCTTTCACGGCGATCTTCACCCAGGTAATTTCTTTGTTTTTGAAAACAATCGCATTGGTCTGATCGATTTCGGTGTTGTCGGACGCCTGAACTCCAAAACACAGTCGTCCATCGTCAATATGCTGGTCGCTCTAGCCAAAGAGGACTATTTGCGTTTGGCCTATGAATACGTCGACATCGCTCCATTTTCAGAGCAGGTCAATGTGGATATCTTTGCTAAAGAACTCCAGTCCCTAATTTCGCCATATTACGGCCTGACAATGAAACACATGAATGTCGGTAAAATTTTGATGTCCTCATCCAGTGTGGCCGCACGGCATGGTCTTTCCTTGCCAACAGAGCTGATGATGTTCTTCAAATCCATTGTGTCTATAGAAGGCCTTGGACAAAAAATCGCTGCTGATTTCGACTTTTTACAATACACCCTGAGTATGATTGGCGAAGTGGCTCAACATCAATTCCAGCCATCGAAGATGATTGATGAGTTAAGCTTATTGCTACGGGAATCGCGCGGCTTCTTGAATGTACTACCGCGACAGCTTCACATGATGCTTCGCCGAGTGAACTCACCTAATTATAAAACACGTATTGAAATCGAATCTTTAGATGACTTACGCCGCAGTATCTTGGCCTCTTTCAATTTATTGTTTTTAGGTGTCATCATCGCCGCTTTGATTTTAGCAAGCTCATTGATCTACCCTCACCCGACACCATGGAGGATTGCAGGAATGCCGGCATTCAGTCTTATTGGTTATCTGATGGCGGCGGGCTTAGGTGTCGTGGCTTTTATTAATTATATTAGAAAACCGTGA
- the rnr gene encoding ribonuclease R → MKSKTPRMLEGLIKRHPDGFGFFIPDDKEIPDVYVPQHAMKSAMTNDRATITVEKERDGRLRGEIIRITERAQKRVAGKFTRVSDNWGIIKDEGRGWGKDLRIPLDKSKNAKDGELVEAQITQFPDEGNFEGEVLSIIGDASDPLNDIKRIVIGSNIPEHFSKETLAEASVFDKNPSEKDFKGRKDLRDLPIITIDGATAKDFDDAVFVEMTDRGFHLYVAIADVSHYVKVGSSMDKEAYERGTSVYFPNFVIPMLPEGLSNGLCSLNPHVPRLALVADMHFDFTGEMTASTFYEGVIESKARVTYGEAQELIDGSEIEKLDHVKSTIFHCADLAKVLMAKRFKEGSLDLEVPETELVIDGAGNPVDVIRSERLFAHRLIEELMLAANVAVAKFLAKQEIPAFYRVHEVPDGEKISNLQKYMENLGYKAQLEGGKLQKRLTRALQEFSGKPESQIIHILTLRSMSQAKYTPNNLGHFGLGFDFYTHFTSPIRRYPDLIVHRLLKNRILKNSSYNLMSEEDLTTAGTWLSACEQRSAKAERQIQAIKKARFMQNLIGESFEGLISSVTKFGVFVLLREFNIDGLIRLDDLGSDKWEFDEETLTLIAKRSGFKYQMGDTIRVTVSMVDIEQGQINFVREKSASESTAKAHSSTKGSHKAKSKGFDKRSESKGEKFSGGRGKKDKYSFKEKGARKSGAPEAKKGKKKYSDESYESRPQRSARHQHSEKSYQKDPYQKPESENKSATSQIRSISSLVKNFTERSNSSSSERSESGRDYTPKPRYASLSDYLDQRKKGPNDEAKSESKPAFRSTENRKNSEKRRSSENDSGGVRKARSQKSGRGHKSR, encoded by the coding sequence ATGAAATCAAAAACGCCCCGAATGTTAGAAGGTCTGATTAAACGTCATCCCGATGGATTTGGTTTTTTCATTCCAGACGATAAAGAAATTCCCGATGTCTATGTTCCCCAACATGCGATGAAATCGGCCATGACAAATGATCGCGCCACAATCACTGTCGAAAAAGAGCGTGATGGTCGCCTGCGCGGAGAAATCATTCGTATCACTGAACGCGCTCAGAAGCGTGTTGCTGGTAAATTCACACGCGTTTCTGATAACTGGGGCATTATTAAGGATGAAGGACGCGGTTGGGGCAAAGATCTGCGTATTCCATTAGATAAATCAAAAAACGCAAAAGACGGAGAATTGGTCGAAGCTCAAATCACTCAGTTCCCAGATGAAGGCAACTTTGAGGGTGAAGTCCTCAGTATCATCGGTGATGCTTCAGACCCTTTAAATGATATCAAACGCATCGTTATCGGTAGCAATATCCCCGAGCATTTTTCAAAAGAAACTTTAGCTGAGGCCTCTGTCTTCGACAAAAATCCTAGCGAAAAGGACTTCAAAGGACGTAAAGATCTACGCGATTTACCTATTATCACTATTGATGGTGCGACAGCCAAAGACTTCGATGATGCTGTTTTTGTCGAAATGACCGACAGAGGCTTTCACCTCTATGTAGCTATTGCCGATGTCAGTCACTACGTTAAAGTGGGGTCCTCTATGGATAAAGAGGCCTACGAACGCGGGACCTCTGTTTATTTTCCCAACTTCGTTATCCCGATGTTACCCGAAGGCCTTAGTAATGGTCTTTGCTCTTTAAATCCACACGTTCCGCGCCTAGCTTTAGTTGCCGACATGCATTTCGACTTTACCGGAGAAATGACCGCTTCCACTTTTTACGAAGGTGTTATCGAAAGTAAAGCGCGTGTGACCTATGGGGAAGCTCAGGAACTTATAGATGGCTCCGAAATCGAGAAACTCGATCACGTGAAGTCGACCATTTTCCACTGTGCTGACTTAGCTAAAGTTCTAATGGCTAAGCGCTTTAAAGAGGGCTCTTTAGACTTAGAAGTTCCAGAAACAGAATTGGTTATTGATGGCGCCGGCAATCCTGTCGATGTGATTCGTTCAGAGCGACTCTTTGCCCATCGCCTCATCGAAGAGCTTATGCTGGCAGCCAATGTGGCCGTAGCCAAATTTCTAGCAAAACAAGAGATCCCCGCGTTTTATCGTGTCCATGAAGTTCCAGATGGAGAAAAAATCTCGAACCTACAAAAGTATATGGAAAACTTGGGCTACAAAGCTCAGCTTGAAGGCGGAAAACTACAAAAACGCCTGACTCGCGCTTTGCAAGAATTCTCGGGTAAACCGGAATCTCAGATCATTCATATCCTGACCCTGCGCTCAATGAGCCAAGCCAAGTACACACCTAACAACCTAGGACACTTCGGTTTGGGTTTTGATTTTTATACGCACTTCACATCGCCGATCAGACGTTATCCAGATTTGATTGTTCACCGCTTATTGAAAAATCGTATTCTGAAAAATAGTTCTTACAACTTAATGTCAGAAGAGGATTTAACAACAGCAGGTACATGGCTGTCTGCCTGTGAGCAACGTTCGGCAAAAGCTGAGCGCCAAATCCAAGCCATCAAAAAAGCCCGATTCATGCAAAACCTTATCGGTGAATCTTTCGAAGGCCTTATTAGCTCTGTAACAAAATTTGGTGTTTTCGTTTTATTACGCGAATTTAATATCGACGGACTTATTCGCCTAGACGATCTGGGATCAGACAAGTGGGAATTCGACGAAGAGACTTTGACCTTAATTGCAAAACGCTCCGGCTTTAAGTACCAAATGGGCGACACGATTCGTGTCACTGTCAGCATGGTCGATATCGAACAAGGGCAGATTAATTTTGTCCGTGAGAAATCCGCTTCAGAATCAACAGCGAAAGCTCACTCTTCCACTAAAGGTTCACACAAAGCAAAATCCAAAGGCTTTGATAAGCGTTCAGAATCTAAAGGTGAAAAATTTAGTGGTGGACGCGGTAAAAAAGACAAATACAGCTTTAAAGAAAAAGGCGCACGTAAGTCTGGCGCACCAGAAGCCAAAAAAGGGAAAAAGAAATACTCTGACGAGTCTTATGAATCAAGACCGCAGCGTTCTGCCCGCCACCAACATTCAGAGAAGTCTTACCAGAAAGATCCGTATCAAAAGCCTGAATCTGAAAACAAAAGTGCTACAAGCCAGATCCGTTCGATCAGTTCTTTAGTGAAGAACTTTACAGAACGCTCTAACTCCTCTTCTTCTGAAAGAAGCGAATCGGGCCGCGACTACACACCAAAACCCCGTTATGCCTCGTTATCCGATTATTTAGATCAAAGAAAGAAAGGCCCAAACGATGAAGCGAAATCAGAATCGAAGCCCGCTTTTAGGTCCACTGAAAATAGGAAGAACTCTGAAAAACGCCGCTCGTCTGAAAACGATTCTGGCGGTGTTCGCAAAGCACGGTCTCAGAAATCTGGTCGAGGTCATAAATCTCGGTAG